The Miscanthus floridulus cultivar M001 chromosome 7, ASM1932011v1, whole genome shotgun sequence genome includes a region encoding these proteins:
- the LOC136467329 gene encoding gibberellin 2-beta-dioxygenase 6-like isoform X2 translates to MPAFAGSAAGPPLADSYYALLRRRRGGADEAGAYATSTVPSDDDVPVAECELPMIDVGCLTSDDGCSSEAERAACTAAIARAAEEWGFFQVRNHGVSQALLDAMRREQARLFRLPFEAKATAGLLNDSYRWGTPTATSPQQLSWSEAFHVPLAGVSGSAAGGTCNFGELTTLRDVTREVAGAMSKLAGTLARVLAEAVLGRGRPAAGERFPEGCDETTCFLRLNRYPPCPISADAFGLVPHTDSDFLTVLCQDQQVGGLQLMKGARWVAVKPIPGALIVNIGDLFQAWSNNRYKSVEHKVMTNAKTERYSVAYFLCPSYDSPIGTCEEPSLYRTFTFGEYRRKVQEDVKRTGKKVGLPNFLV, encoded by the exons ATGCCGGCCTTCGCGGGGAGCGCAGCGGGGCCGCCGCTGGCAGACAGCTACTACGCGCTGCTccgtcgccgccgcggcggcgctgATGAAGCAGGCGCCTACGCGACGTCGACAGTGCCTTCAGACGACGACGTGCCCGTGGCGGAGTGCGAGCTCCCGATGATCGACGTCGGGTGCCTGACGAGCGACGACGGCTGCTCCTCGGAGGCGGAGCGCGCGGCGTGCACGGCCGCCATCGCGCGCGCCGCCGAGGAGTGGGGCTTCTTCCAGGTGCGCAACCACGGCGTGTCGCAGGCGCTCCTGGACGCGATGCGGCGGGAGCAGGCGCGCCTGTTCCGCCTGCCGTTCGAGGCCAAGGCCACGGCCGGCCTGCTCAACGACTCCTACCGCTGGGGCACCCCGACCGCGACGTCCCCGCAGCAGCTGTCCTGGTCCGAGGCCTTCCACGTCCCGCTCGCCGGCGTCTCCGGGTCCGCCGCCGGCGGCACCTGCAACTTCGGCGAACTCACCACCCTCAG GGATGTGACTCGGGAGGTGGCGGGCGCGATGTCAAAGCTGGCCGGCACGCTGGCGCGCGTCCTGGCGGAGGCCGTCCTGGGGCGGGGGCGGCCCGCGGCTGGCGAGCGCTTCCCGGAGGGGTGCGACGAGACGACGTGCTTCCTGCGGCTGAACCGGTACCCGCCGTGCCCCATCTCCGCCGACGCCTTCGGCCTGGTCCCGCACACGGACAGCGACTTCCTCACCGTGCTCTGCCAGGACCAGCAGGTCGGCGGCCTGCAGCTCATGAAGGGGGCCAGGTGGGTGGCCGTCAAGCCAATCCCAGGTGCCCTCATcgtcaacatcggggacctcttCCAG GCGTGGAGCAACAACAGATACAAGAGCGTGGAGCACAAAGTGATGACGAACGCCAAGACGGAGCGCTACTCCGTTGCCTACTTTCTCTGCCCGTCCTACGACTCGCCGATCGGCACGTGCGAAGAGCCTTCTCTTTACAGGACATTCACCTTCGGAGAGTACAGGCGAAAAGTGCAAGAAGATGTCAAGAGAACCGGGAAGAAGGTCGGCCTCCCTAATTTTCTCGTGTAA
- the LOC136467329 gene encoding gibberellin 2-beta-dioxygenase 6-like isoform X1, translated as MPAFAGSAAGPPLADSYYALLRRRRGGADEAGAYATSTVPSDDDVPVAECELPMIDVGCLTSDDGCSSEAERAACTAAIARAAEEWGFFQVRNHGVSQALLDAMRREQARLFRLPFEAKATAGLLNDSYRWGTPTATSPQQLSWSEAFHVPLAGVSGSAAGGTCNFGELTTLRSRSSHDRADVAVCRDVTREVAGAMSKLAGTLARVLAEAVLGRGRPAAGERFPEGCDETTCFLRLNRYPPCPISADAFGLVPHTDSDFLTVLCQDQQVGGLQLMKGARWVAVKPIPGALIVNIGDLFQAWSNNRYKSVEHKVMTNAKTERYSVAYFLCPSYDSPIGTCEEPSLYRTFTFGEYRRKVQEDVKRTGKKVGLPNFLV; from the exons ATGCCGGCCTTCGCGGGGAGCGCAGCGGGGCCGCCGCTGGCAGACAGCTACTACGCGCTGCTccgtcgccgccgcggcggcgctgATGAAGCAGGCGCCTACGCGACGTCGACAGTGCCTTCAGACGACGACGTGCCCGTGGCGGAGTGCGAGCTCCCGATGATCGACGTCGGGTGCCTGACGAGCGACGACGGCTGCTCCTCGGAGGCGGAGCGCGCGGCGTGCACGGCCGCCATCGCGCGCGCCGCCGAGGAGTGGGGCTTCTTCCAGGTGCGCAACCACGGCGTGTCGCAGGCGCTCCTGGACGCGATGCGGCGGGAGCAGGCGCGCCTGTTCCGCCTGCCGTTCGAGGCCAAGGCCACGGCCGGCCTGCTCAACGACTCCTACCGCTGGGGCACCCCGACCGCGACGTCCCCGCAGCAGCTGTCCTGGTCCGAGGCCTTCCACGTCCCGCTCGCCGGCGTCTCCGGGTCCGCCGCCGGCGGCACCTGCAACTTCGGCGAACTCACCACCCTCAG GAGCAGGAGTAGTCATGATCGTGCCGACGTCGCTGTATGCAGGGATGTGACTCGGGAGGTGGCGGGCGCGATGTCAAAGCTGGCCGGCACGCTGGCGCGCGTCCTGGCGGAGGCCGTCCTGGGGCGGGGGCGGCCCGCGGCTGGCGAGCGCTTCCCGGAGGGGTGCGACGAGACGACGTGCTTCCTGCGGCTGAACCGGTACCCGCCGTGCCCCATCTCCGCCGACGCCTTCGGCCTGGTCCCGCACACGGACAGCGACTTCCTCACCGTGCTCTGCCAGGACCAGCAGGTCGGCGGCCTGCAGCTCATGAAGGGGGCCAGGTGGGTGGCCGTCAAGCCAATCCCAGGTGCCCTCATcgtcaacatcggggacctcttCCAG GCGTGGAGCAACAACAGATACAAGAGCGTGGAGCACAAAGTGATGACGAACGCCAAGACGGAGCGCTACTCCGTTGCCTACTTTCTCTGCCCGTCCTACGACTCGCCGATCGGCACGTGCGAAGAGCCTTCTCTTTACAGGACATTCACCTTCGGAGAGTACAGGCGAAAAGTGCAAGAAGATGTCAAGAGAACCGGGAAGAAGGTCGGCCTCCCTAATTTTCTCGTGTAA